The following proteins are co-located in the Solenopsis invicta isolate M01_SB chromosome 7, UNIL_Sinv_3.0, whole genome shotgun sequence genome:
- the LOC105202408 gene encoding myophilin, which yields MACNRAAKSGFAAEAQRKINSKYSEELAQECLEWIKTITGENINTSGDMDNFYETLKDGILLCKLVNDIKENSVKKINKTSLAFKCMENINAFLEAAKSLGVPPQETFQTVDLWERQNLNSVVICLQSLGRKAGNYGKPSIGPKEADKNVRNFSEEQLRAGQGVISLQYGSNKGANQSGISFGNTRHM from the exons ATGGCTTGCAACAGAGCTGCCAAATCCGGATTTGCCGCGGAGGCGCAAAGAAAG ATCAATAGCAAGTACAGCGAGGAACTCGCGCAGGAATGTCTGGAATGGATCAAGACGATCACCGGCGAAAATATAAACACCAGCGGTGACATGGACAACTTCTACGAGACCCTGAAAGATGGCATCTTGCTTTGCAA GCTAGTGAATGACATCAAGGAGAACTCAGTGAAGAAAATTAACAAGACATCGCTGGCCTTCAAGTGCATGGAGAATATAAACGCCTTTCTCGAGGCTGCGAAGTCATTAGGTGTTCCACCGCAAGAGACCTTCCAGACTGTAGACCTCTGGGAAAGACAGAATCTAAATTCCGTTGTTATTTGCTTACAATCTCTCGGGAGGAAG GCGGGTAATTACGGCAAACCGAGCATCGGTCCTAAAGAAGCGGATAAGAATGTACGTAATTTTTCGGAGGAACAGCTTAGGGCCGGACAGGGTGTGATAAGTCTACAATACGGCAGCAATAAAGGCGCTAATCAAAGTGGCATCAGTTTTGGAAACACCAGACACATGTAA
- the LOC105202409 gene encoding probable 28S ribosomal protein S6, mitochondrial yields the protein MPTYEMPLLLRVMKKPELVATLKRTAESIFGTGGFIRKIENCGVKPLPCKTNAHGHVYREANHFFIYFDAPPHEIDKITDKCNRDIDIVRSKIFKQNEPSKVKCTFHEEMLPPPYRPSVQKLMEMTKRQEKRNTREFKYNNGLDYYPFNK from the exons atgcctACATATGAAATGCCGTTGTTGCTACGCGTCATGAAAAAG CCGGAACTGGTAGCAACCTTAAAAAGAACGGCCGAGTCGATATTTGGTACCGGTGgttttatcagaaaaattgaaaattgtggAGTGAAACCGCTTCCGTGCAAAACTAATGCACATGGACACGTTTATCGTGAAGCAAA ccatttttttatatattttgatgcaccGCCACATGAAATAGACAAAATCACAGATAAATGCAATAGAGATATTGATATCGTTagatcaaaaatattcaaacaaaatgAACCATCTAAGGTGAAATGTACGTTTCATGAAGAAATGTTACCACCACCTTACAG gCCTAGCGTCCAAAAACTGATGGAGATGACAAAAAGGCAGGAAAAGCGTAATACACGtgaatttaaatacaataatggATTGGATTATTATCcttttaataaatag